The bacterium genome window below encodes:
- a CDS encoding DUF1059 domain-containing protein has translation MKSRLRGVKEMDATQLRLAKGTWVVANCGKFPSEKNCQLVIMAPQSQREDLVEAAATHAAKSHGHQNTPELRKQLSTMLETVEI, from the coding sequence ATGAAGTCCAGACTGAGAGGGGTGAAGGAAATGGACGCGACGCAACTGCGCCTGGCGAAGGGCACGTGGGTGGTGGCCAACTGTGGAAAGTTTCCGAGCGAGAAGAACTGCCAGCTGGTGATCATGGCCCCGCAATCTCAACGGGAAGATTTGGTCGAGGCGGCGGCGACACACGCCGCGAAGAGCCACGGCCATCAGAATACGCCTGAGCTGCGCAAGCAGTTGAGCACGATGTTGGAGACCGTGGAGATCTAA
- a CDS encoding DUF1800 domain-containing protein, whose amino-acid sequence MPSGLDAFSPSVQDRWDVAKAGHLLRRAGFGALPSEVALAIEAGPDGAVDALFDSPPGSDTAPPFDGIRPAEVRADSMVQDVLRSRIKPKDSPQVRAAYNEVNRAHQRGIVVLTSWWLDRMARAQAPLREKLTLFWHGHFTSSFGDVQDAIAMYNQNQLFRQHAAGNFARLLEGVARDPAMLRYLNNDANRKGHPNENWARELMELFTMGIGHYTETDIRESARAWTGWTLRDYRTFEDRRTFAFRAQLHDDGMKSFFGQSGAFDGTDILRIILANPATPRYIAGKLAKFFVSPTPDPVLVEGMAQRLIATGYELAPVLRAMFRSQAFYHPSVIHAQIKSPVEFVVGAVRHLGIATPDWVRLSQLTAEAGQHLFFPSTVKGWDGGKAWINAATVFARANLAGDLLAGRLGTPNTTGLSSVETMSAYLLQRSLPPGRRAILADIARNNRDAAIHLIMSLPDYQVA is encoded by the coding sequence ATGCCGTCGGGCCTTGATGCCTTCTCCCCATCTGTCCAAGACCGCTGGGATGTGGCGAAAGCAGGGCACCTGCTGCGCCGTGCCGGATTTGGTGCGCTCCCTTCCGAGGTTGCCCTGGCCATCGAAGCCGGCCCCGACGGAGCCGTGGATGCCCTCTTTGATTCGCCGCCGGGTTCGGACACGGCGCCGCCGTTCGACGGAATCCGCCCGGCGGAGGTACGGGCCGACTCGATGGTCCAGGATGTCCTCCGGTCCAGGATCAAGCCCAAGGACAGCCCCCAGGTGCGTGCCGCCTACAACGAGGTGAACCGGGCGCACCAACGGGGGATCGTTGTCCTGACCTCATGGTGGCTCGACCGGATGGCCAGGGCCCAGGCCCCGCTCCGTGAGAAGCTGACGTTGTTTTGGCACGGACACTTTACCAGTTCGTTCGGGGACGTGCAGGACGCCATCGCCATGTACAACCAGAACCAGCTCTTTCGCCAGCACGCCGCCGGCAACTTCGCCCGCCTGCTCGAGGGGGTGGCGCGCGATCCAGCGATGCTCCGCTATCTCAACAACGACGCGAACCGCAAGGGCCACCCCAACGAGAATTGGGCGCGGGAACTGATGGAGTTGTTCACGATGGGGATCGGCCATTACACCGAGACCGACATTCGCGAGTCGGCGCGCGCCTGGACAGGGTGGACGCTGCGGGACTACCGCACCTTCGAAGACCGCCGCACGTTTGCCTTTCGGGCCCAACTGCACGATGACGGGATGAAGAGCTTTTTCGGGCAGTCGGGGGCGTTCGATGGAACGGACATCCTGCGGATCATCCTGGCGAACCCGGCGACGCCGCGGTATATTGCCGGCAAGCTGGCGAAGTTCTTCGTCTCCCCCACCCCCGACCCCGTCCTGGTCGAGGGGATGGCGCAGCGCTTGATCGCCACCGGCTACGAACTTGCGCCGGTCCTCCGGGCGATGTTCCGGTCGCAGGCCTTCTACCACCCGTCGGTGATTCACGCCCAGATCAAGAGCCCGGTCGAGTTTGTGGTGGGCGCGGTGCGGCATCTGGGGATCGCCACCCCGGACTGGGTGCGGCTCTCGCAGTTGACCGCGGAGGCCGGCCAGCATCTGTTCTTTCCTTCGACGGTCAAGGGATGGGACGGAGGCAAAGCCTGGATCAACGCCGCGACGGTGTTCGCCCGGGCCAACCTCGCCGGGGATCTGCTGGCCGGGCGGCTGGGGACTCCAAATACGACGGGGTTGTCGTCG
- a CDS encoding M20 family metallopeptidase: protein MVTTVHDVQALKARAMAALDAVAEEARDLALRIHANPEIGFQEVRAVEWVSDALSRHGYRVERGVADLPTAILARAAGNAPGPTVGLIAEYDALPGLGHACGHNLMAAGMMAAASALRAVLGDLPGQVIYYGTPAEEGGGGKILMLERGAFRGLDVALAYHAGATPHVTTGCLAVQRVDFAFTGRPSHAAAAPWSGLNALDAVILTFNAVGALRQQIRPDARIHGIVTDGGQAVNIIPEHAALALGVRSPDGVYVRELVERVKGCARGAAQATATVLEVKLDLFHDAIRYNPALADLVKRNADALGFEMAEEPSGASTDLGNLTQAVPTIEYTLPTCPPGVGMHTREALEAGKAEIGLAGMLNDARVMAMTAIDVLADGEVLARARRDFAAGNFSGGSRA, encoded by the coding sequence GTGGTCACAACCGTACACGACGTCCAGGCACTCAAAGCGCGGGCGATGGCCGCGCTGGATGCGGTGGCGGAGGAGGCCCGCGACCTCGCGCTCCGGATCCACGCGAACCCCGAGATCGGATTCCAGGAGGTGCGGGCGGTGGAGTGGGTCAGCGACGCCCTTAGCCGCCACGGCTACCGTGTCGAGCGCGGGGTGGCGGATCTTCCCACCGCGATCCTTGCCCGGGCTGCCGGCAACGCCCCCGGCCCGACCGTTGGACTGATCGCAGAGTACGACGCGCTCCCCGGGTTGGGGCATGCCTGCGGCCACAACCTCATGGCGGCCGGCATGATGGCCGCCGCCTCGGCCCTGAGGGCCGTGCTGGGGGACCTGCCCGGACAGGTCATTTATTACGGCACCCCTGCCGAGGAGGGCGGGGGCGGCAAGATCCTGATGCTGGAGCGGGGGGCGTTTAGGGGGCTGGACGTCGCCCTGGCCTATCACGCCGGCGCGACGCCGCACGTGACCACGGGATGCCTGGCGGTGCAGCGCGTGGATTTCGCGTTCACCGGCCGGCCCTCGCACGCGGCCGCGGCACCGTGGTCCGGGCTCAACGCCCTCGATGCCGTGATCCTGACGTTCAACGCGGTGGGCGCGCTCCGTCAACAGATCCGCCCCGACGCACGGATCCACGGGATCGTCACCGACGGCGGTCAGGCGGTCAACATCATCCCGGAGCACGCCGCGTTGGCCTTGGGCGTCCGCTCCCCGGACGGAGTGTACGTCCGCGAGCTCGTGGAGCGGGTGAAGGGCTGCGCCCGCGGCGCTGCCCAAGCGACCGCCACGGTCCTCGAAGTGAAGTTGGATCTCTTCCACGACGCCATTCGATACAACCCCGCCCTTGCCGATCTGGTGAAGCGGAACGCCGATGCGCTAGGGTTCGAAATGGCCGAGGAGCCCTCAGGAGCGTCCACGGACCTCGGAAACCTCACCCAGGCCGTTCCCACGATTGAATACACCCTCCCCACCTGCCCGCCCGGAGTGGGGATGCACACCCGGGAGGCACTCGAGGCCGGGAAGGCCGAGATCGGGCTCGCCGGGATGCTCAACGACGCCAGGGTCATGGCGATGACGGCGATCGACGTGCTCGCCGACGGGGAGGTCCTGGCGCGCGCGCGGCGGGACTTCGCCGCGGGGAACTTTTCTGGAGGATCCCGCGCTTAA